In Bifidobacterium sp. ESL0745, one DNA window encodes the following:
- a CDS encoding glutamate-cysteine ligase family protein, with protein MNTTPRVSYAHVGAKVNSKHVDSLLRFFESGAKPERDDGYGVEIEHLPVRNGSDRAVSYAETDGIETLLQRLRPYYDPDKEFVEDGHLLGLARKGISLSLEPGGQLETSIGVLHAPQELLDIYATFRSEVNPILDDLGFRLINYGYQPITGFVDVPLNPKRRYAAMNEYLGHVGSYGLCMMRCSASTQVSIDYSDEADAVAKMRIGTALGPIISMFFRNSPYFEGAPNPFPLLRQRMWDKADPQRTGITPGLFDPRFGWEDYARDVLATPMMFADLTHTPEAAGLSEDEQEFVAFRRNAADIYPDRELNTYEISHILSTHFNDVRLKNFVELRHWDSLPIERAELLTQTVKNVFYDDANFAQWKTFVEGISIVDVELAKDDLQTRGIEAQPFGKPMDKWRDALGLEDTQADIPGDPVHPEVFQK; from the coding sequence ATGAACACTACTCCACGGGTGAGTTACGCGCATGTCGGCGCGAAAGTGAACAGCAAGCATGTGGACAGTCTGCTGCGCTTCTTTGAATCCGGCGCCAAGCCGGAACGTGACGATGGCTACGGCGTCGAGATTGAGCATCTTCCCGTACGAAACGGCAGCGATCGGGCGGTCAGTTACGCCGAAACCGACGGTATCGAAACGCTTTTACAACGGCTTCGGCCATACTATGACCCCGATAAGGAGTTCGTGGAGGATGGCCATTTGCTCGGCCTTGCCCGCAAAGGCATCAGCCTGTCCCTGGAGCCGGGCGGCCAGCTCGAGACATCCATCGGCGTGCTGCACGCCCCGCAGGAATTGCTTGACATCTATGCAACGTTTCGCAGCGAAGTCAATCCCATCCTCGACGACTTGGGATTCCGCCTGATCAATTACGGTTACCAGCCGATCACCGGTTTTGTGGATGTTCCGCTCAATCCCAAGCGTCGGTATGCCGCGATGAACGAGTATCTTGGCCACGTCGGTTCCTACGGCCTGTGCATGATGCGCTGTTCCGCTTCTACGCAGGTGAGCATCGATTACAGCGACGAGGCGGATGCCGTCGCCAAAATGCGCATAGGCACCGCTCTGGGGCCGATCATTTCCATGTTCTTCCGTAATTCCCCGTATTTCGAAGGCGCGCCGAATCCATTCCCGCTGCTGCGGCAGCGTATGTGGGACAAGGCCGACCCGCAGCGCACCGGCATCACGCCAGGGCTTTTCGATCCCCGGTTCGGCTGGGAGGATTACGCCCGCGACGTGCTGGCCACACCGATGATGTTCGCCGACCTGACGCATACGCCCGAGGCCGCCGGATTAAGCGAAGATGAGCAGGAATTCGTCGCATTCCGTCGCAACGCAGCCGATATCTACCCGGATCGTGAGCTCAATACCTACGAAATCAGCCATATCCTTTCGACGCATTTCAACGATGTGCGCTTGAAGAATTTTGTGGAGCTGCGTCACTGGGATTCGTTGCCCATCGAACGTGCGGAATTACTGACGCAAACCGTGAAGAACGTCTTTTACGATGATGCCAATTTCGCGCAGTGGAAGACGTTTGTCGAGGGAATTTCGATTGTCGATGTTGAGCTGGCGAAGGATGATCTGCAGACTCGCGGTATAGAAGCACAACCATTCGGGAAGCCTATGGATAAATGGCGGGACGCGCTCGGCTTGGAGGATACGCAGGCCGATATTCCTGGTGATCCGGTACATCCGGAAGTGTTTCAAAAGTAA
- a CDS encoding helix-turn-helix domain-containing protein encodes MLHLPHAKKHDKSVDSRAAILNAAVISFGELGYYGTSLQKIANSVGLTKAGVLHHVGSKEGLLDIVLNEVYDDATDTIVEGFVNDERPLIADMWRGVVAVNAKRPEQVHMFSTLDAESIDPKHPAHNYFKNRDQHVIDVTLQTKWVVPQGINIKNLVQAGYSMMDGIQLRWLRAPERDLNEMWAECEAELMPMPLWQGYR; translated from the coding sequence ATGTTGCATCTTCCCCATGCAAAAAAGCATGACAAAAGTGTCGACAGTCGCGCTGCCATACTTAACGCCGCGGTTATTTCTTTTGGGGAACTCGGGTACTACGGAACGTCATTGCAGAAGATCGCCAATAGCGTGGGGCTAACCAAGGCCGGGGTACTGCACCACGTCGGCAGCAAAGAGGGACTGCTTGACATTGTGCTCAACGAGGTCTACGACGATGCGACCGACACCATTGTCGAAGGTTTCGTTAATGACGAACGCCCGCTCATCGCCGACATGTGGCGTGGGGTGGTTGCCGTCAATGCCAAACGACCGGAACAGGTGCACATGTTCTCGACGCTCGACGCCGAATCAATAGACCCCAAGCACCCTGCACACAATTATTTCAAAAATCGGGACCAGCACGTCATCGATGTCACGCTTCAGACCAAATGGGTTGTGCCACAAGGCATCAATATCAAGAACCTGGTGCAAGCCGGATACAGCATGATGGACGGCATTCAGCTGCGCTGGCTGCGCGCACCGGAACGCGATCTCAATGAGATGTGGGCCGAGTGCGAGGCAGAATTGATGCCGATGCCATTGTGGCAGGGGTATCGGTAG
- a CDS encoding acyl-CoA dehydratase activase-related protein: protein MADVMETKTTEHEVAPLRVGLDIGSTTVKAVVLDKSNDLNDVLFADYRRHNANVRATVAGLLRDIKKQLDQEGRGAQPINLAITGSGGLGLADDMNVPFVQEVIAETKAIDQVYPEADVIIELGGEDAKITYLKPTPEQRMNGSCAGGTGAFIDQMATLLDTDASGLNDMAKDYKLLYPIASRCGVFAKSDLQPLINDGADKPDLAASIFSAVATQTIAGLASGRPIHGNVVFLGGPLFFLSELREAFARALEGKVDKFIIPENAHLYVAYGAALMCGDDNELDAGQHFESRTCQEIIDDLEALKNKPVDTATMPPLFPTEEDRRKFNERHGKEQVKVGTLKGAKGPHFLGIDAGSTTIKATLINDDREIVWSSYGTNDGSPLDAAVEIVRKIENALPAEAWIARSCATGYGEGLITTGLHLDEGVVETMAHYRGAEMVSPGVTAVIDIGGQDMKYLAIADGVIDSISVNEACSSGCGSFLQTFAYSMGLTIEEFTQAALNSDHPVDLGSRCTVFMNSSVKQAQKEGASVENIAAGLCYSVVRNALYKVIKLRDSGQLGDTIEVQGGTFLNDAVLRAFELLTGKEVTRPNIAGLMGAFGAALTARMHYEDAHDTDETAEHTKSAIVEGDELDHLSMTSERDVCKRCQNRCKLTITTFQDGSRYVTGNRCERGADAKAERSDRPNLYDYKYKRVFAYRRLTDKKAYRGEIGIPRVLNMYENYPFWFTLLTNLGFKVRLSGRSSHELFQSGIESIASENICYPAKMVHGHIKWLLDRGVKTIFYPCVSYEENLVEGNTDNHYNCPIVANYPVVIEANMAELREPGIHYMRPYFNLANHELMVDRIVEEFAWTNVTREEAEKAVKAAYAEDKIFKHDVQQEGLRALAYMKEHNCRGIVLAGRPYHIDPEINHGIPETICSLGMAVLSEDSICELQPGENLHLSEYLSKGEKDPKAKNEGGFREVGDRKVTKMPLRVANQWAYHSRLYAAANFVASYPGLELVQLNSFGCGIDAITTDQVSEILADKADVYTLLKIDEVSNLGAAKIRLRSLKAAVEEREANKAKLKKAADKAEIETKPAGGATNASNEEGVMESAQTTAEEAARKVAEAKAREEAEAKRQTELKDAESKLEEAKAQLAAAQAAVDAAENKAKTAKQHVEAVAAVDSADTTETSEVPADKQGEFRKTGSEAPTPGRQVLLDSVMKSNPKLTESMKEASRRANGEARGEAGKSKAGAATGGTASVKPAAGRKTKKRSKGTLSAYAHKVRFQKDMRRDYTIVAPQMSPVHMSLVEAVIRSGGYKFDVLKMADQQDVETGLKYVNNDACYPAIMVVGQLVDSIIKGKYDPDKVCLAITQTGGMCRATNYYGLIRKALVDAGYPQVPVIALSTQGIEDNPGFTATPTLLWRAIKALVIGDLLMKCHYRVRPYEKVKGSANGLYQMWDKIVRETIEHHGHSATAKKKIGKGYLPYQTLLKEIVKSFDALPLRNIPRKPRVGVVGEILVKYHPDANNHLVDVIESQDCEAVVPGIMEFMTTGPYITDWKERNLGMGGNQKAYAVMRWGLDRIMNPVRRAIDTAHGKFSQDTPMPELVQLASTVTSIGVQAGEGWLLTGEILELIKSGCPNVVCAQPFACLPNHVTGRGMFGKIRRLHPEANIVSIDYDPGASAANQLNRIKLMIAAAKKADQKLAKAD, encoded by the coding sequence ATGGCTGACGTGATGGAAACCAAGACAACGGAGCATGAGGTTGCGCCCCTGCGGGTCGGGCTCGATATCGGTTCAACTACGGTCAAGGCCGTTGTGCTGGACAAAAGCAACGACTTGAACGATGTGTTGTTCGCGGATTACCGGCGTCACAATGCCAACGTGCGCGCCACGGTGGCAGGCTTGCTGCGCGACATCAAGAAACAGCTTGATCAAGAGGGTCGCGGCGCTCAGCCGATCAACCTTGCCATCACCGGTTCCGGCGGTCTGGGCCTGGCCGACGATATGAACGTTCCGTTCGTTCAGGAGGTCATCGCCGAGACCAAGGCGATCGACCAGGTCTATCCTGAAGCCGACGTCATCATCGAGCTCGGTGGCGAGGACGCGAAGATCACGTACCTGAAGCCGACGCCCGAACAGCGTATGAACGGCTCCTGCGCGGGCGGCACCGGCGCATTCATCGACCAGATGGCGACGCTGCTGGATACGGATGCCAGTGGCCTCAACGATATGGCCAAGGATTACAAGCTTCTTTACCCGATCGCCTCGCGTTGTGGTGTGTTCGCCAAATCCGATCTGCAGCCGCTGATCAACGACGGTGCCGACAAGCCTGATCTGGCCGCTTCCATCTTCTCGGCCGTCGCCACGCAGACCATCGCCGGCCTCGCTTCCGGTCGCCCGATTCATGGCAACGTCGTCTTCCTTGGCGGGCCGCTCTTCTTCCTTTCCGAGCTGCGTGAGGCCTTTGCCCGTGCGCTTGAGGGCAAGGTCGACAAGTTCATTATTCCCGAGAACGCCCACCTTTACGTGGCGTATGGTGCCGCGCTGATGTGCGGCGACGACAACGAGCTTGACGCCGGCCAGCATTTCGAATCCCGCACTTGTCAGGAGATCATCGACGACCTTGAAGCCCTCAAGAACAAGCCGGTCGACACCGCCACGATGCCGCCGCTTTTCCCGACGGAAGAGGACCGCCGCAAGTTCAACGAACGCCACGGCAAGGAACAGGTCAAGGTCGGCACGCTGAAAGGCGCGAAAGGACCACATTTCCTGGGTATCGACGCCGGCTCCACCACCATCAAGGCGACGCTGATCAACGACGACCGCGAGATCGTATGGTCGTCATACGGCACCAACGATGGCAGCCCGCTTGACGCGGCCGTCGAGATTGTACGCAAGATCGAAAACGCGCTTCCGGCCGAGGCTTGGATCGCCCGCAGCTGCGCCACTGGGTACGGCGAAGGCCTGATCACCACCGGCCTGCACCTGGACGAAGGTGTGGTGGAGACCATGGCGCACTATCGCGGTGCCGAAATGGTGAGCCCCGGCGTCACCGCCGTCATCGACATCGGCGGGCAGGACATGAAGTACCTGGCCATCGCCGACGGCGTCATCGATTCGATTTCCGTCAACGAGGCCTGCTCGTCGGGCTGCGGTTCGTTCCTGCAGACCTTCGCGTATTCCATGGGTCTGACCATCGAGGAATTCACGCAGGCCGCCCTCAATTCCGACCATCCGGTCGACCTGGGCTCGCGCTGCACCGTGTTCATGAACTCGTCGGTCAAGCAGGCGCAGAAGGAAGGCGCGAGCGTTGAGAACATCGCGGCCGGCCTCTGCTATTCCGTGGTGCGCAACGCGCTTTACAAGGTCATCAAGCTGCGCGATTCCGGCCAGCTTGGCGATACCATCGAGGTGCAGGGTGGCACGTTCCTCAACGATGCTGTATTACGTGCTTTCGAGCTCTTGACCGGCAAAGAGGTCACCCGGCCGAATATCGCCGGCCTGATGGGTGCGTTCGGTGCGGCGCTGACCGCACGTATGCACTATGAGGACGCCCACGATACCGATGAGACGGCCGAGCATACCAAATCCGCTATCGTCGAAGGTGATGAACTTGACCATCTTTCGATGACCTCCGAGCGCGACGTCTGCAAGCGGTGCCAGAACCGTTGCAAGCTCACCATCACGACGTTCCAGGACGGCTCGCGCTACGTCACCGGCAACCGCTGCGAACGCGGCGCCGACGCCAAGGCGGAACGCAGCGACCGCCCGAACCTTTACGATTACAAGTACAAGCGCGTCTTTGCCTACCGTCGCCTGACCGACAAGAAGGCCTACCGCGGCGAAATCGGCATTCCGCGCGTGCTCAACATGTACGAGAACTATCCGTTCTGGTTCACCCTGCTTACCAACCTCGGCTTCAAGGTGCGGCTTTCCGGCCGATCCAGCCATGAACTTTTCCAATCCGGCATCGAATCCATCGCCTCGGAAAACATCTGCTACCCGGCGAAGATGGTGCATGGCCACATCAAGTGGCTGCTCGACCGCGGCGTCAAGACCATCTTCTATCCCTGCGTTTCCTATGAGGAAAACCTGGTCGAAGGCAACACCGACAACCATTACAATTGCCCGATCGTCGCGAATTATCCGGTCGTGATCGAAGCCAATATGGCCGAGCTGCGTGAACCCGGCATCCACTACATGCGTCCCTACTTCAACCTTGCCAACCATGAGCTGATGGTCGACCGCATCGTCGAGGAATTCGCCTGGACCAACGTCACGCGCGAAGAGGCCGAGAAGGCGGTCAAGGCCGCGTACGCCGAAGACAAGATCTTCAAGCATGACGTGCAGCAGGAAGGCCTGCGCGCGCTCGCCTATATGAAGGAACACAATTGCCGCGGCATCGTGCTCGCCGGCCGTCCCTACCATATCGACCCCGAAATCAACCACGGCATTCCCGAGACCATCTGCTCGCTCGGGATGGCGGTGCTTTCCGAGGATTCCATCTGCGAGCTGCAGCCGGGCGAAAACCTGCACTTAAGCGAATACCTCAGCAAGGGCGAGAAGGATCCGAAGGCGAAAAACGAAGGCGGGTTCCGCGAGGTGGGCGACCGCAAGGTCACCAAGATGCCTCTGCGCGTGGCCAATCAGTGGGCTTACCATTCCAGACTTTATGCGGCGGCGAATTTCGTTGCGTCCTACCCGGGGCTCGAGCTCGTGCAGCTCAATTCCTTCGGATGCGGCATCGACGCCATCACCACCGACCAGGTCAGCGAAATTCTCGCCGACAAGGCCGACGTCTACACATTGCTCAAGATCGATGAGGTCAGCAACCTCGGTGCGGCGAAGATTCGTCTGCGCTCGCTCAAGGCGGCCGTCGAGGAGCGCGAGGCCAACAAGGCGAAGCTGAAGAAGGCTGCGGATAAGGCCGAGATTGAAACGAAGCCCGCTGGCGGTGCTACCAATGCTTCCAATGAAGAAGGTGTTATGGAATCTGCGCAAACTACCGCCGAAGAAGCGGCCAGGAAGGTGGCCGAAGCAAAGGCTCGTGAGGAAGCCGAGGCCAAGCGCCAAACCGAATTGAAGGATGCCGAAAGCAAGCTCGAAGAGGCCAAGGCGCAATTGGCTGCGGCTCAGGCCGCTGTCGACGCCGCCGAAAACAAGGCTAAAACCGCCAAACAGCATGTTGAAGCTGTAGCAGCTGTAGATTCTGCCGACACGACCGAGACCTCTGAGGTCCCTGCCGACAAGCAGGGCGAGTTCCGCAAAACAGGCTCCGAGGCACCGACCCCGGGTCGTCAAGTGCTGCTCGACAGTGTGATGAAGTCGAATCCGAAGCTCACCGAGTCGATGAAGGAAGCTTCGCGCCGTGCCAACGGCGAGGCTCGGGGAGAAGCCGGCAAGAGCAAGGCCGGTGCCGCAACCGGCGGTACGGCGTCTGTGAAACCGGCCGCAGGCAGGAAGACCAAGAAGCGCAGCAAAGGTACCCTTTCCGCCTACGCCCACAAAGTGCGTTTCCAGAAGGACATGCGCCGAGACTACACCATCGTCGCCCCGCAGATGAGCCCGGTGCACATGAGCCTGGTCGAGGCCGTGATCCGTTCCGGCGGCTACAAGTTCGACGTGCTGAAGATGGCCGACCAGCAGGACGTGGAGACCGGCCTCAAATACGTCAACAACGACGCCTGCTACCCGGCCATCATGGTGGTGGGCCAGCTGGTCGATTCGATCATCAAGGGCAAGTACGACCCCGACAAGGTCTGCCTTGCCATCACGCAGACCGGCGGCATGTGCCGTGCGACCAACTACTACGGCCTGATTCGCAAGGCGCTGGTCGACGCGGGTTATCCGCAGGTGCCGGTCATCGCGCTTTCCACGCAAGGCATCGAGGACAACCCCGGTTTCACCGCGACCCCGACCCTGCTCTGGCGCGCAATCAAGGCGTTGGTCATCGGCGATCTCTTGATGAAATGCCATTACCGCGTGCGTCCGTACGAAAAGGTCAAGGGCAGCGCCAACGGGCTCTATCAGATGTGGGACAAGATCGTGCGCGAGACCATCGAGCACCATGGCCATTCCGCGACCGCCAAGAAGAAGATTGGCAAGGGCTATCTGCCGTATCAGACGCTTTTGAAGGAGATCGTCAAGAGCTTTGACGCCCTGCCGCTGCGCAACATTCCGCGCAAGCCGCGCGTTGGCGTGGTCGGCGAGATTTTGGTGAAGTATCATCCCGACGCCAACAACCATTTGGTCGACGTCATCGAATCGCAGGATTGCGAGGCCGTGGTGCCCGGCATCATGGAGTTCATGACCACCGGTCCGTACATCACGGATTGGAAGGAAAGGAACCTCGGCATGGGCGGCAACCAGAAGGCGTATGCCGTGATGCGTTGGGGGCTTGATCGGATCATGAACCCGGTGCGTCGCGCCATCGATACCGCGCACGGCAAGTTCAGCCAGGACACCCCGATGCCGGAACTGGTTCAGCTCGCCTCCACCGTCACCTCCATCGGCGTGCAGGCCGGCGAAGGCTGGCTCTTGACCGGTGAAATTCTGGAGCTCATCAAGTCCGGCTGCCCGAACGTCGTGTGCGCCCAGCCGTTCGCCTGCCTGCCCAACCACGTCACCGGACGTGGTATGTTCGGCAAGATCCGCAGGCTGCACCCCGAGGCCAACATCGTTTCCATCGACTACGATCCCGGCGCTTCCGCCGCCAACCAGCTGAACCGCATCAAGCTGATGATCGCTGCCGCCAAGAAGGCCGATCAGAAGCTGGCCAAGGCTGACTGA
- a CDS encoding NADH:flavin oxidoreductase/NADH oxidase, translating to MTTDNRSTLFSPLTVPTPDGTGLTLRNRTILSPMCQYAVDRQDGVATDWHLQHYGAIAAGGFGMLTVESTGVSPVGRISPRDLGMYRDEQEAAHRHLVSFIHSQGAAAAVQLNHAGGRASGKPWLPGYHGGSAPLEDGGWQTVGMTDQSIAKGYRPTTKLDKAGIEQIVSNFAAAARRADAAGYDAIQLHGAHGYLLHQSLSPLTNTRTDEYGGSEENRFRLTREVVDAVRAVWPDSKPLGIRISATDWVKGGLDIDITSRLMHDLVVNHGVNWVDVSSGGLVNTPLQPSGPGFHAILGAQMKEALADTDAIVSVVGGISSPEQAETMLRTHQVDAVSIGRAAMRNPHWPAMAAARLGVPREDIPCAPQYWRAEW from the coding sequence ATGACCACGGACAATCGCAGCACGTTGTTTTCGCCGTTGACCGTTCCCACACCCGACGGGACTGGACTCACGCTGCGTAACCGCACCATTCTCTCCCCCATGTGCCAGTATGCCGTCGACCGGCAGGACGGGGTGGCCACAGACTGGCACTTGCAACATTACGGGGCCATCGCGGCCGGCGGGTTCGGGATGCTTACCGTCGAGTCGACCGGGGTATCACCGGTCGGGCGGATTTCGCCACGCGATTTGGGCATGTATCGCGACGAACAGGAAGCGGCGCACCGGCATCTGGTTTCGTTCATTCATTCGCAAGGTGCCGCAGCGGCGGTGCAGCTCAATCACGCGGGCGGTCGCGCTTCGGGCAAGCCTTGGCTGCCTGGTTACCATGGCGGCTCGGCACCTCTCGAAGACGGCGGGTGGCAGACGGTCGGGATGACCGACCAATCCATCGCCAAAGGCTACCGGCCGACGACGAAACTCGACAAAGCCGGCATCGAACAGATCGTTTCGAACTTTGCTGCCGCTGCGCGACGGGCCGATGCCGCAGGTTACGATGCCATCCAGCTTCATGGCGCACATGGCTATCTGCTTCACCAATCGCTCTCCCCGCTGACCAACACGCGCACCGACGAATACGGCGGCAGTGAAGAAAACCGTTTTCGGCTGACCCGCGAGGTCGTCGACGCCGTTCGTGCTGTTTGGCCGGATTCCAAGCCGCTCGGCATCCGCATCTCCGCCACCGATTGGGTCAAAGGCGGGCTTGATATCGATATCACCTCACGTTTGATGCACGATCTGGTCGTGAACCACGGAGTGAACTGGGTCGACGTCTCTTCCGGCGGGCTGGTCAATACCCCGCTGCAACCTTCCGGCCCCGGCTTCCACGCCATTCTCGGTGCCCAAATGAAAGAAGCTTTGGCCGATACCGACGCGATTGTCAGCGTGGTGGGTGGAATTTCCAGCCCGGAACAGGCCGAAACGATGCTGCGCACCCATCAGGTCGATGCCGTTTCGATCGGCCGCGCCGCCATGCGTAACCCGCACTGGCCAGCGATGGCCGCCGCCCGTCTCGGCGTGCCACGCGAGGACATTCCCTGCGCCCCGCAGTATTGGCGTGCCGAGTGGTAA